The DNA sequence GTCGCCTGCCGTTCCGGAAAAAGTATTGACGACTGGTACCCCCATCAACGCAGCCAATCTGATGGTTTTTCTTAGTATTTCATCGCTCGCCTTTGCCTCTACAGGATCTGGTGAAATCGGGTTGCTGTGGCAGCTGAATGCACTGATTGTTAAGTTCCTTTTTTTCAGTTCATCCAAGTACGCTGCTCGCTTCTCTTCGCTTTCCAATAGTTCATCTGTCGGACAGTGATGGTTCCCGGGATTCCCACCGGTTCCGATCTCCACTGCGTTCAAACCTGCGCGCTGAACTTTATCCAGCATGTCTTCAAAACTTAAATTTGCAAATAAGGGGGTAAATACACCTAGTTTCATACCGATTCCTCGCTCTCTTCATTTCATGATTTGTCAGCATTGACCCTCTTTTTATACGGGTTGCTGCCCATTTTTTATTTCTTCCAACGCTTGGCTGTTTCCGTAAGCAGGATACGCCCGCTTTGACGGTCTACACCAATCGATTCCGTTTATGATGACTTTTTGGATATCTTTATTGTAGTAAGTCGGGTATGTCTCATGACCAGGCTGAAAATAAAAAATCTTCCCGTTGCCGCGTCTATAAGTCATCCCGCTGCGGAAAACATTTCCGCCTTCATACCATCCGACAAAAATCAATTCATCCGGCGTCGGCACATCAAAGTGCTCGCCGTACATCTCTTCTTTCTCCAGCTCAATATATTCGCCGATTCCGTCAGCTATGGGATGGCTTGGATTCACTACCCAAATCCGTTCCTTTTCTTCGGCTTCACGCCACTTCAGGTCGCAACTCGTTCCCATCAATTTCATAAAAATTTTGGACATATGTGCCGAGTGCAAAACAACCAGCCCCATCCCTTTCAGGACATGATCATGGACGCGGTTGACTATTTCATCCGTTACTTCGTTATGGGCAATGTGTCCCCACCAGACAAGCACATCGGTTTCTGCTAAGACCGCTTCCGTCAAGCCGTGCTCCGGTTCGTCCAGTGTAGCTGTCTTTACATCCAAACCTGCTTCCTTCAAGAAACTTTCGATTTGCCCGTGTATTCCCTTGGGATAGACTTTTGCTACAGCCTCATCCGTTTTTTCATGCCGATACTCGTTCCATACCGTTACTTTCATTCGATTATCCCCTCTTCAGACCAGTATTTTTCCCAACTCTTCTTTATGTTGATTGATGTATACCGGCGCTCCGGTCTTGGCAGATTGATAAATAGCTTCCAGTATTTGGGTCACGACCAATGCCTGTTCAGGTGACACAACCGGTTCTGTATCGTTTTGGATGCTCTCAATCCATTGCTTCGCTTCCAGATAGGCCGGATCATCTCCCGATCCGTCGTAGAAGTCTACTCCACCAGGC is a window from the Trichococcus shcherbakoviae genome containing:
- a CDS encoding ThuA domain-containing protein translates to MKVTVWNEYRHEKTDEAVAKVYPKGIHGQIESFLKEAGLDVKTATLDEPEHGLTEAVLAETDVLVWWGHIAHNEVTDEIVNRVHDHVLKGMGLVVLHSAHMSKIFMKLMGTSCDLKWREAEEKERIWVVNPSHPIADGIGEYIELEKEEMYGEHFDVPTPDELIFVGWYEGGNVFRSGMTYRRGNGKIFYFQPGHETYPTYYNKDIQKVIINGIDWCRPSKRAYPAYGNSQALEEIKNGQQPV